The following are encoded in a window of Methanomassiliicoccales archaeon genomic DNA:
- a CDS encoding carbon-nitrogen hydrolase family protein, with product MKVGLVQVECALADKRKNIDKMKEIIDANEADLFVFSETFLTGYMCRDLFFRLAEPLDGNSVQEIERIASEHGCYILFGMPVLDEEISSLITNSAVCVSPDGTVQRYDKLSLANFGPFEEKLYFRRGSRPALFEVGGFKVGPIICYDIFFPEISRFYALNGADAIICIAASPLTSKQFFERMIPARAIENTTYFLYVNQTGTQLNQVFFGGSQVSDPRGEIIAKCKYFEEDLVAIDIDQTSIRLARQMRPTLRNAIELSNLWFE from the coding sequence ATGAAAGTCGGCTTGGTTCAAGTAGAATGCGCTCTCGCAGACAAGAGAAAAAACATTGATAAAATGAAAGAAATCATCGACGCTAATGAGGCAGACCTATTCGTGTTCTCTGAAACATTCCTCACAGGATATATGTGTAGAGACCTATTTTTCAGATTGGCCGAACCATTGGACGGAAACAGCGTTCAAGAAATTGAAAGAATAGCATCAGAGCATGGTTGTTACATTCTTTTTGGAATGCCAGTGCTTGATGAAGAAATTTCCTCATTGATTACGAACAGTGCAGTTTGCGTATCCCCTGATGGTACTGTACAGAGATATGACAAATTGTCGCTCGCGAATTTCGGTCCTTTCGAAGAGAAACTCTATTTCCGGCGGGGAAGCAGGCCAGCGCTTTTTGAAGTCGGGGGGTTCAAAGTTGGACCTATTATCTGTTATGATATCTTTTTCCCAGAGATTTCAAGATTCTACGCGCTTAATGGAGCCGATGCTATTATTTGCATAGCAGCATCCCCACTGACTTCAAAGCAGTTTTTCGAACGCATGATCCCAGCGAGAGCCATTGAAAATACTACATACTTCCTTTATGTCAATCAAACGGGTACACAATTAAATCAAGTCTTTTTCGGGGGAAGCCAGGTATCAGATCCTCGTGGCGAAATTATCGCAAAATGCAAGTACTTCGAAGAAGACCTGGTCGCAATTGACATAGATCAAACATCAATCCGTCTTGCAAGGCAGATGCGCCCAACCCTTCGCAATGCCATCGAGCTAAGTAATCTATGGTTTGAATAA
- a CDS encoding NAD+ synthase: MHPKLHEHAYVAITNFIKQKVRESGSNGVVIGLSGGIDSAVVSKLCADAIGPDKVLNIFMPTSVSSESDKRDVEEFCGKFQMELKIIEIAPVVEAFEKMLPESGRKDLLGNIMARCRMIILFHEANLRKRVVMGTSNKSELLIGYFTKFGDGGSDFCPIGDLYKTQVRELARQIGIPENIIKKIPTAGLWNGQTDEGEIGVSYDDLDRILYGFEMNMTNEEIALKTGLPMHVIERVWKMHRTTAHKRKMPLIPKIGIRTLGIDWRE, from the coding sequence ATGCACCCGAAACTGCACGAACATGCCTACGTTGCCATTACGAATTTCATCAAGCAAAAGGTAAGGGAATCAGGGAGCAATGGAGTAGTAATTGGCCTAAGCGGAGGTATAGATTCTGCAGTAGTTTCAAAATTATGTGCGGATGCGATAGGGCCCGATAAAGTTCTGAACATCTTCATGCCCACGAGCGTCTCCTCAGAGTCCGATAAAAGGGACGTTGAAGAATTTTGCGGAAAATTCCAGATGGAATTGAAGATTATTGAAATAGCACCAGTCGTCGAAGCTTTTGAAAAAATGCTCCCAGAATCAGGCCGTAAAGACTTGCTGGGAAATATTATGGCGCGGTGCAGAATGATTATACTATTCCACGAAGCTAATTTGCGTAAACGAGTAGTCATGGGCACAAGTAACAAGAGCGAGCTTCTCATCGGCTATTTCACTAAATTTGGCGATGGTGGATCGGATTTCTGTCCGATCGGCGATCTTTACAAGACCCAGGTACGAGAGCTCGCGCGGCAAATAGGCATTCCTGAGAACATCATAAAGAAAATACCAACTGCTGGCCTATGGAACGGACAAACAGATGAGGGCGAAATTGGCGTATCGTACGATGATCTCGACCGCATCCTCTATGGTTTCGAAATGAATATGACAAATGAAGAGATTGCCTTGAAAACTGGGCTACCGATGCATGTCATTGAGCGTGTCTGGAAGATGCATAGAACCACTGCCCACAAAAGAAAGATGCCGCTGATTCCAAAGATAGGCATTAGAACTCTTGGAATTGATTGGCGCGAATAG
- the cimA gene encoding citramalate synthase, with the protein MLASWKPKYRSTPSKEGIYLFVDVQLYDTTLRDGAQTEGISFSVEDKIDVLKRLDAFGIDFVEGGIPGSNPKDMEFFRRASRITLEHTKLVAFGFTRRKDRTVQDDPMMKALLESDTQWVCVVGKSSERHAKHVLSSTPGEYVKSVRETIEYLKSKERMVFFDAEHFFDGWKENKDFAESIVSTAVEAGADCIVLCDTNGGCLPFEVSDIVKAVRRMTQIQLGVHMHNDAETAVANSIAAVEVGVQLVQGTINGLGERCGNANLCSLIPALSLKMKRRLSVQNLHDLTSLSKFVYEVANLVPDPRLPYVGSSAFAHKAGIHIDAVLKNPAAYEHVNPEEVGNVRHIVISELTGISGILSKVKTLGVNNREEAKSLLEQLKRMEFYGYQFEGAEASLDLLIRRLRNEMPSHFRLEGFRVLVDVSGGSTRSEAIVKVVDPRGEVEHTASDGNGPVNALDRALRKALVRFFPEIQEMKLIDYKVRVIDTTSATAAKVRVLIKSTDGSRTWATVGVSTNIIEASLQALLDSIEYKLLERKGKS; encoded by the coding sequence ATGCTGGCTTCATGGAAACCAAAATACAGGTCGACCCCCTCCAAAGAAGGGATTTATTTATTTGTTGATGTCCAGCTCTACGACACGACACTTCGAGATGGTGCGCAGACCGAAGGTATCTCGTTTTCGGTCGAAGACAAAATTGATGTTTTGAAGCGCCTCGACGCATTCGGCATTGATTTCGTTGAGGGAGGAATTCCTGGTTCGAATCCGAAGGATATGGAATTCTTTAGAAGAGCGAGCAGGATTACTCTTGAGCATACGAAATTGGTGGCGTTTGGATTTACCAGGAGGAAAGATCGAACCGTACAGGACGACCCAATGATGAAGGCACTGCTTGAAAGCGATACTCAATGGGTCTGCGTCGTAGGAAAATCCTCGGAAAGGCATGCAAAACACGTATTATCGTCTACGCCTGGAGAGTATGTCAAAAGCGTCAGAGAAACGATCGAATATTTAAAATCGAAAGAGCGAATGGTTTTCTTTGATGCTGAGCATTTTTTCGACGGCTGGAAGGAAAATAAGGACTTCGCAGAGAGTATTGTTTCGACTGCTGTTGAGGCTGGTGCAGACTGCATTGTGTTATGCGATACTAATGGTGGATGTTTGCCGTTCGAAGTTTCGGACATAGTCAAGGCAGTAAGGAGAATGACGCAGATCCAGTTGGGAGTTCATATGCATAATGATGCAGAAACGGCAGTCGCAAATTCGATTGCTGCGGTGGAAGTGGGCGTACAGTTAGTGCAGGGAACAATCAACGGCTTAGGCGAGCGTTGCGGAAACGCGAATCTTTGCTCACTCATCCCCGCATTATCACTTAAAATGAAAAGGAGGCTATCTGTACAGAATCTTCACGATTTAACGTCGTTATCGAAATTTGTTTATGAAGTTGCAAATCTCGTCCCAGATCCCAGACTTCCATACGTCGGATCAAGCGCATTTGCGCACAAGGCTGGTATCCACATCGATGCGGTATTGAAAAATCCTGCCGCGTATGAGCACGTCAATCCAGAAGAGGTTGGGAACGTGAGGCATATAGTGATCTCAGAATTGACAGGCATCTCTGGCATTCTTTCAAAAGTGAAAACTCTGGGAGTTAATAATCGAGAAGAAGCAAAGTCGCTGCTTGAACAATTAAAGAGAATGGAATTTTATGGATATCAGTTCGAAGGAGCTGAGGCTAGCCTTGATCTTCTCATCCGCAGGCTTAGAAATGAGATGCCTTCACATTTCCGTCTTGAGGGCTTCCGAGTGCTTGTTGACGTATCTGGGGGTTCGACAAGATCCGAAGCGATAGTGAAGGTCGTCGATCCCCGTGGAGAGGTGGAGCACACGGCATCTGACGGAAACGGTCCAGTAAATGCACTAGATCGTGCTTTGAGAAAGGCGCTTGTACGGTTTTTCCCGGAGATCCAAGAAATGAAACTCATCGATTACAAAGTGAGGGTGATTGATACCACTTCGGCTACAGCTGCCAAAGTAAGAGTGCTCATAAAATCAACGGACGGCAGTAGAACATGGGCAACCGTGGGGGTTTCAACGAATATCATCGAAGCAAGTTTACAAGCACTCCTCGATTCCATTGAGTACAAATTGCTAGAAAGAAAAGGTAAATCTTAA
- a CDS encoding glutamate-5-semialdehyde dehydrogenase, translating into MDYGIDRITQAAQKAKSAFLKIQSLPHRIRNDALLRIAESLQAMEDEIIAANSIDLQHAEKSGLPKAMLKRLIFDSQKIKEVITSLRSLMSLEDPVGKVLMKMELDEGLILEKVSCPIGVICVIFESRPDALVQISSLCIKSANAVILKGGREAQHTNEVLARIIEESLLSIDARFDGAVQLLSTREEIAEILKMDGLIDLIVPRGSNELVRTIMNLTKIPVLGHASGVCHTYVDEDADIGIALKICFDAKVQYPAVCNAMETLIVHEKIAPIFLPKIARLYASAGVKLKGDAQTRNIIEADEIRDNDWSTEYGDLVLNIKIVSSMEEAIDHINRYGSHHTDAIVCKSKERATRFMELVDSSSVMWNCSTRFADGYRYGFGAEVGISTNKIHARGPVGLEGLTIYKYRLIGNGHVVSDYVGENARKFVHRRLV; encoded by the coding sequence ATGGACTACGGCATTGATCGAATAACGCAGGCCGCTCAAAAAGCAAAAAGCGCATTTCTTAAAATCCAAAGTCTACCGCATAGGATTCGAAATGATGCGCTCTTAAGAATCGCAGAAAGTCTCCAGGCAATGGAGGACGAAATTATAGCTGCCAATTCGATTGATTTGCAGCACGCAGAGAAATCGGGATTGCCGAAGGCCATGCTCAAGCGCCTTATATTTGACAGTCAAAAAATCAAAGAAGTGATAACCTCGCTTCGATCTCTGATGTCCCTCGAAGATCCGGTTGGAAAGGTCTTGATGAAGATGGAACTCGATGAAGGATTGATACTTGAAAAAGTTAGCTGCCCGATTGGCGTTATTTGTGTGATATTTGAATCAAGACCAGACGCCCTTGTTCAAATTTCATCGCTTTGTATCAAATCGGCGAACGCGGTGATTCTTAAAGGAGGAAGGGAGGCACAACATACAAACGAAGTTTTAGCGAGAATAATTGAAGAATCGCTTCTTTCCATTGACGCAAGGTTTGACGGTGCCGTTCAGTTGCTTTCAACGAGAGAAGAAATTGCGGAGATTCTCAAGATGGATGGGCTCATTGATTTAATCGTCCCAAGAGGATCGAACGAACTTGTCAGGACAATTATGAACTTGACCAAAATACCAGTTCTCGGTCATGCATCTGGCGTCTGTCATACATATGTGGACGAAGATGCAGATATCGGTATTGCGCTTAAGATCTGTTTCGACGCAAAAGTTCAGTACCCAGCCGTATGCAATGCGATGGAAACGCTTATTGTCCACGAAAAAATTGCGCCCATCTTCTTACCGAAGATCGCGCGGTTGTATGCAAGCGCAGGCGTGAAATTGAAAGGGGATGCGCAAACGAGAAACATCATTGAGGCGGATGAAATTAGGGATAATGATTGGTCGACAGAGTACGGGGATCTTGTTCTTAACATCAAAATCGTCTCTTCTATGGAAGAGGCGATCGACCATATAAATCGGTACGGCTCGCATCATACTGATGCAATAGTGTGTAAATCAAAGGAAAGAGCGACAAGATTTATGGAACTTGTTGATTCGTCGAGCGTGATGTGGAACTGTTCTACGAGATTTGCCGATGGTTACCGGTACGGGTTTGGTGCAGAGGTAGGAATCAGCACCAATAAGATCCATGCGAGAGGTCCGGTTGGACTTGAAGGATTGACGATTTACAAATATCGATTGATCGGAAATGGACATGTGGTTTCCGATTACGTTGGTGAAAATGCTAGGAAATTCGTGCATAGGCGATTGGTATGA
- the proB gene encoding glutamate 5-kinase yields the protein MRHLNPKRIVVKIGTNTICKEDGTVDQEYIADIARQIVELESKGIQSIIVTSGAIGSGSTELKLNGKNKDLAMKQACAAVGQALLMLAYRTAFAKYSKPVGQILLTYGAFSDRKRYLNLRKTIDELFKLGVVPIVNENDVIATDEIDEIFGDNDKLSALVATHMDADLLLLLTDVDGLYDRNPTVDPDARLLSVIDEITKDIERIAGGGKNERSVGGMRTKITAAKIAMQSGCNMVIANGRLEDVILRVVAGEEIGTLFTSTPKYAIKERWILFASPRGKLLVDEGAEKAIREGKSLLLYGIHKIEGNFRKGDVVRIGNFAKGIVTCSSEELNTFIASLKDSASKNNDNIRKKTIVENENIVVLE from the coding sequence ATGAGGCATCTAAATCCAAAAAGAATCGTTGTTAAGATAGGTACAAATACGATCTGCAAGGAAGACGGCACAGTTGATCAGGAATACATCGCTGATATTGCGAGGCAAATAGTTGAGTTGGAATCTAAGGGCATTCAATCGATTATCGTTACCTCAGGTGCAATTGGTTCTGGGTCAACTGAGCTTAAGCTCAACGGTAAAAATAAAGATCTCGCCATGAAACAGGCCTGCGCTGCGGTTGGCCAAGCTTTGTTGATGTTGGCATATCGTACTGCTTTTGCCAAATATTCAAAACCGGTTGGCCAGATCTTGCTAACCTATGGCGCCTTTTCTGATCGGAAAAGATATTTGAATCTGCGCAAGACAATCGATGAATTGTTCAAACTAGGTGTTGTTCCGATCGTGAACGAGAACGATGTTATCGCAACTGATGAAATCGACGAAATTTTCGGAGATAATGATAAACTTTCAGCGCTCGTCGCCACTCATATGGATGCGGACCTTTTGTTACTGTTGACTGATGTTGATGGTCTTTATGATCGCAATCCAACTGTGGATCCCGATGCAAGACTGCTGAGCGTGATCGATGAAATAACGAAGGATATTGAACGCATTGCAGGCGGTGGAAAGAACGAAAGATCTGTTGGGGGCATGCGCACGAAAATCACTGCAGCAAAGATCGCGATGCAGTCGGGATGCAATATGGTGATCGCAAACGGAAGACTTGAGGATGTCATCTTACGAGTGGTCGCTGGTGAGGAAATTGGGACGCTTTTCACTTCAACGCCAAAATATGCGATAAAAGAACGATGGATTCTCTTCGCATCTCCACGCGGAAAGCTCCTCGTTGATGAGGGAGCAGAAAAAGCGATCAGAGAAGGTAAAAGCCTGCTGTTATACGGAATACATAAAATTGAGGGTAACTTCAGAAAAGGCGACGTGGTGAGAATAGGCAATTTTGCAAAAGGAATTGTGACGTGCTCTTCAGAGGAGCTGAATACTTTTATTGCATCATTAAAGGATTCTGCATCGAAGAACAATGATAACATCAGAAAAAAAACTATCGTTGAAAATGAGAACATCGTCGTTCTTGAATGA
- a CDS encoding ATP-binding cassette domain-containing protein: MKELLRTEKLSKRYGNRTVVDEVDLSVKVGDVLGIIGPSGSGKSTLFRLINLLEPPTSGRILFEGQEISHFSPLSYLIRRKMAFVSQKPVAMNRSVFNNIAYGLELREVPREIIEQKVEYYLKKLYLTESRDRNARSLSGGEMQRMCFARSVIVDPTLLLLDEFTANLDPVNISILENAVRDFISEGERAAIIITHNPFQAKRLCNRTALMMEGKIVEEGETSRIFTNPIDERTRAFVSGEMIF; this comes from the coding sequence GTGAAGGAGCTTCTCAGAACTGAGAAGTTGTCAAAACGATACGGAAATCGCACAGTTGTCGACGAAGTAGATCTCTCCGTGAAAGTGGGAGATGTTTTGGGAATCATAGGACCAAGCGGATCTGGAAAATCAACACTTTTCAGATTGATAAATTTGCTAGAGCCTCCTACAAGTGGAAGAATTCTCTTCGAGGGCCAAGAAATCTCGCATTTCAGTCCTTTATCTTATCTTATAAGAAGGAAGATGGCTTTCGTATCACAGAAGCCTGTTGCTATGAATAGGAGTGTCTTCAACAATATTGCCTATGGTTTAGAATTAAGAGAAGTACCTCGTGAGATTATAGAGCAAAAGGTAGAGTATTACCTAAAGAAGCTTTATCTTACCGAAAGTCGAGATAGGAACGCTCGATCCCTCTCGGGAGGAGAAATGCAAAGGATGTGCTTTGCAAGGTCCGTAATTGTTGATCCCACATTGTTGTTGCTCGATGAGTTTACTGCCAATTTAGATCCAGTTAACATATCGATTCTGGAAAATGCTGTAAGAGACTTCATATCGGAAGGCGAGAGAGCTGCTATCATCATCACTCACAATCCTTTCCAGGCAAAGAGGCTGTGCAACAGAACTGCTCTAATGATGGAGGGCAAGATCGTTGAGGAAGGTGAAACATCAAGGATTTTTACAAACCCTATCGACGAGCGGACCCGGGCATTTGTCAGTGGAGAAATGATTTTTTAG
- a CDS encoding ABC transporter permease encodes MTDVVSYDVLQVTLLSLYVSGSATVLGSVIGVPLGALIGLKEFGGKGLLKTITYTMYGFPPVISGLFIYYLFSRGGPLGSFGILFTPTAMILAQTLLVAPLVAGVTISSISEVDKSIKNTILSLGASNRQATFTIIREAWVGVVTAVMIGFGRAIAEVGAAYMVGGNIEGKTRILTTAIMLETRMGHFEYAVGLGVVLMIVACGVFLLMRWIQEREML; translated from the coding sequence ATGACAGACGTAGTGTCTTATGATGTCTTACAAGTAACATTACTCTCTCTATACGTTTCGGGAAGCGCAACAGTACTCGGCTCAGTCATTGGTGTGCCGCTGGGAGCACTTATAGGGCTTAAAGAATTCGGTGGAAAAGGGTTGCTCAAGACAATTACTTACACAATGTATGGTTTTCCTCCTGTAATATCAGGGTTATTTATCTATTACTTGTTTTCAAGAGGAGGTCCTTTAGGATCATTCGGCATATTGTTCACACCAACTGCAATGATACTAGCACAAACCCTGCTTGTTGCTCCGCTGGTGGCAGGAGTGACAATCTCCTCAATTTCTGAGGTAGATAAAAGTATCAAGAATACGATTCTATCGTTGGGAGCAAGCAATCGACAAGCGACCTTTACCATCATCAGAGAAGCTTGGGTAGGTGTTGTAACAGCGGTGATGATCGGCTTCGGCCGGGCGATTGCCGAGGTCGGTGCTGCATATATGGTTGGAGGAAATATTGAGGGCAAGACTAGAATCCTGACAACTGCCATCATGCTTGAAACAAGGATGGGGCATTTCGAGTATGCGGTGGGGCTTGGAGTTGTATTGATGATCGTTGCTTGTGGTGTTTTTCTGCTTATGAGATGGATCCAGGAGCGTGAGATGCTGTGA
- a CDS encoding substrate-binding domain-containing protein has protein sequence MKGRLIAIGTIIILITIPILIGLPLLSQSNNRLSLGTTTSVYDTGLLSYILPDFEKRFDCTVDVIAAGSGQAINFGKSGDVDVLLVHSPEAELDFIEKGYGEYRRPVCYNRFVIVGPSSDPAGIHEAENATDAFRRIYENGTLGRIYFISRGDGSGTHVKELEIWSLIGLDSSAFSDRWYLKTGQGMGAVLDITQEKLGYTLSDEATFYTRRETGMIPNLMILYSGDAILFNQYSIILVNHTKWPHVRHELAVQFADWITSPEIQQMIGNFTDNYGHKLFVPNANVVNDIHSLSLIKDYYYLKMQASEQCAASWKSHLGHDQIILWGN, from the coding sequence TTGAAGGGGAGGCTGATTGCAATAGGGACAATCATAATTTTGATCACTATTCCCATTCTCATCGGCCTGCCATTATTATCGCAATCAAACAATAGGTTGTCTCTCGGGACTACTACAAGCGTCTATGATACCGGTCTTTTGTCCTACATCCTCCCGGACTTTGAAAAACGGTTCGACTGCACCGTAGACGTCATCGCTGCAGGAAGCGGCCAGGCTATAAACTTTGGAAAAAGTGGAGACGTTGATGTGTTGCTAGTGCATTCGCCAGAGGCCGAGTTGGATTTCATAGAAAAGGGATACGGAGAATATCGAAGACCAGTATGTTACAATAGATTTGTTATTGTTGGTCCTTCAAGTGATCCCGCGGGGATACATGAGGCAGAAAATGCCACTGATGCGTTTCGGAGGATTTATGAAAATGGAACTTTGGGACGAATTTATTTCATTTCAAGAGGGGACGGCTCTGGAACCCATGTTAAGGAATTAGAAATTTGGTCATTGATAGGATTAGATAGCTCCGCTTTCTCGGATCGATGGTATTTGAAGACAGGGCAAGGAATGGGTGCGGTTCTTGACATCACTCAAGAAAAATTGGGGTACACCTTATCCGACGAAGCTACATTCTACACGAGACGAGAAACTGGTATGATTCCAAATCTCATGATTTTGTACAGCGGCGACGCTATCTTATTCAATCAATATAGTATAATTCTCGTTAACCACACGAAGTGGCCCCACGTTCGTCATGAACTCGCGGTGCAATTTGCAGATTGGATTACATCGCCTGAGATTCAGCAAATGATCGGAAACTTCACAGATAATTACGGTCACAAGCTCTTTGTTCCAAATGCAAATGTTGTGAACGATATTCACTCTTTATCGTTAATTAAAGACTATTATTACCTCAAGATGCAAGCATCGGAACAATGTGCAGCCTCATGGAAAAGTCACTTGGGTCATGACCAGATTATTCTATGGGGGAATTGA
- a CDS encoding inorganic diphosphatase has translation MSLWKLVPSGRDPPRIINVVVETPQGSKNKYEISKEYDCILLDRVLHSSVVFPVAYGIIPRTYYEDGDPLDAMVMISEPTFPGCVIEARPIGLLKMIDEKGQDDKVLTVALGDPRYKEYQQLEDLPLHYLNEIAEFFLTYKRLEEGKGTKVIGWERKEIALEAISRSLEMFRKNFR, from the coding sequence TTGTCTCTATGGAAATTGGTACCGTCTGGAAGAGATCCCCCGAGGATCATAAATGTTGTTGTTGAAACGCCTCAGGGGAGTAAGAATAAGTACGAAATCTCAAAAGAATATGATTGCATTCTTCTTGATAGAGTATTGCATTCCAGCGTAGTTTTTCCGGTGGCATATGGTATCATTCCGAGAACCTATTACGAGGATGGTGACCCATTAGACGCGATGGTCATGATCAGCGAGCCGACATTTCCCGGTTGTGTGATCGAGGCAAGACCGATTGGATTGCTTAAGATGATAGATGAAAAAGGACAAGACGATAAAGTTCTGACGGTTGCTTTGGGAGATCCACGATATAAGGAGTATCAGCAGTTGGAGGATCTTCCGCTTCACTACCTTAACGAAATAGCCGAGTTCTTTCTCACATACAAGCGATTAGAAGAAGGAAAGGGGACTAAGGTTATCGGATGGGAGCGGAAGGAAATTGCACTAGAGGCAATCAGCAGAAGTCTCGAGATGTTCAGGAAGAATTTTAGATAG